A single window of Mycolicibacterium aurum DNA harbors:
- a CDS encoding WXG100 family type VII secretion target, whose protein sequence is MSHTLSYDFGEIEYTVRQEIQTTSARFNAAIDDLRAQIAPLQSTWTAEAAEAYRVEQMRWEQAAGALNDILVRLAGAVREGSDDVAATDRSAAHAWGA, encoded by the coding sequence ATGAGCCACACGCTGTCCTATGACTTCGGCGAGATCGAATACACGGTCCGCCAGGAGATCCAGACGACGTCCGCGCGGTTCAACGCCGCGATCGACGATCTGCGGGCCCAGATCGCCCCGCTGCAGTCGACGTGGACGGCCGAGGCGGCCGAGGCCTACCGCGTCGAACAGATGCGCTGGGAACAGGCCGCCGGTGCACTCAACGACATCCTCGTCCGGCTGGCCGGCGCGGTCCGCGAGGGGTCCGATGACGTGGCCGCCACCGACCGCAGTGCCGCTCACGCCTGGGGCGCCTGA
- a CDS encoding alpha/beta hydrolase, translated as MDFRAYASFLPSADMVDVTAPTSTWWPWRGRTVHIARAVVPDAAVRVMVIHGGGGYSGALWPVASVAAGGRYGGVDLLAPDLPLYGDTVEPDPAGVRYGDWVELLCELVRAERAADPRPLVLFGASMGGMLAYQVAARTGLIDAVLATCLLDMSDPDARAAATRFAWMGRPAPAVLRAVEPALGRVRLPIRWLADMAAMSSDPRLSRLCASDPRGGGVSVPLGFLSSWMNFAGTPPEQFDAAPVTLVAPAADTWTPPECSIRFLRRICGPTELVLLDNCGHFPIEEPGLTQLRDATRTVLRRAVEQAGRS; from the coding sequence ATGGACTTCCGGGCCTACGCGTCGTTCCTTCCGTCCGCCGACATGGTCGACGTGACGGCGCCGACCAGTACGTGGTGGCCGTGGCGGGGTCGCACCGTGCACATCGCGCGTGCCGTCGTCCCCGACGCCGCCGTCCGCGTCATGGTGATCCACGGCGGCGGCGGGTACAGCGGCGCACTGTGGCCCGTGGCGTCGGTCGCGGCGGGCGGCCGGTACGGCGGTGTCGACCTGCTCGCCCCCGACCTTCCGCTCTACGGCGACACGGTCGAGCCCGACCCGGCGGGCGTCCGCTACGGCGACTGGGTGGAGCTGCTGTGTGAGCTCGTCCGCGCGGAACGGGCCGCGGACCCGCGGCCCTTGGTGCTGTTCGGCGCCAGCATGGGCGGCATGCTGGCCTACCAGGTGGCCGCGCGCACCGGCCTCATCGACGCGGTGCTCGCGACGTGCCTGCTGGACATGTCGGACCCCGATGCCCGCGCGGCTGCCACCAGGTTCGCGTGGATGGGTCGACCGGCCCCGGCGGTGCTCCGTGCCGTCGAACCGGCGCTCGGGCGGGTCCGGCTGCCGATCCGCTGGCTGGCGGACATGGCCGCGATGAGCTCCGACCCACGGCTGTCGCGCCTGTGCGCGTCCGACCCACGCGGCGGCGGGGTCAGCGTGCCGCTCGGCTTCCTGTCCAGCTGGATGAATTTCGCAGGCACCCCACCCGAGCAATTCGACGCCGCCCCGGTCACGCTCGTCGCGCCCGCCGCCGACACCTGGACACCGCCGGAGTGCAGCATCCGCTTCCTGCGCCGGATCTGCGGGCCGACCGAGCTGGTCCTGCTGGACAACTGCGGCCACTTCCCGATCGAGGAACCCGGCCTGACCCAGCTGCGCGACGCCACGCGGACCGTGCTCAGGCGGGCGGTGGAGCAAGCCGGTCGATCGTGA
- a CDS encoding TetR/AcrR family transcriptional regulator — translation MNTLVEAAAQMFSREGFAATTNRIAERAGLSIGTLYQYFPDKSALLHAVAERHVRDADRRLTAVFAQLRADAPPFDATMRTLLDAVVDLHRDGPRLHALLHRMAQPSAEQLDELRGFEERICDEVAFHLKRCDRGGEDVELTAQTLVHTIDAQLHRVMTRRGFDVDALAVTIDRLAPPPA, via the coding sequence GTGAACACGCTGGTGGAAGCCGCTGCGCAGATGTTCTCCCGGGAGGGGTTCGCGGCCACCACCAACCGGATCGCCGAGCGCGCCGGACTGTCGATCGGGACGCTGTATCAGTACTTCCCTGACAAGTCGGCGCTGCTGCACGCCGTTGCCGAGCGGCATGTGCGCGACGCGGATCGACGCTTGACGGCCGTTTTCGCCCAGCTGCGCGCCGACGCACCGCCGTTCGACGCGACGATGCGCACCCTGCTGGACGCCGTGGTGGACCTGCACCGGGACGGCCCGCGACTGCACGCACTGCTGCACCGGATGGCGCAGCCCAGCGCCGAGCAACTGGACGAGCTGCGCGGATTCGAGGAGCGGATCTGCGACGAGGTGGCGTTCCACCTCAAGCGCTGCGACCGCGGGGGCGAGGACGTCGAGCTGACGGCGCAGACCCTTGTCCATACGATCGACGCGCAGCTGCACCGCGTGATGACCCGCCGCGGTTTCGACGTCGACGCGCTGGCCGTCACGATCGACCGGCTTGCTCCACCGCCCGCCTGA
- a CDS encoding helix-turn-helix domain-containing protein gives MADTKERQVAASGISAGRGSSRPSSSTLESVHERFVAGEVDATYLNSSLRPVVAQSWQRSLAGGVNPDLAAARAADAVSAIERLRETHPLAPALPVIRRLLVDDAVDSGVVVAVSAADGTLLWVEGDPKARRKAEAMNFVPGADWSERGAGTNAPGTSLALDREVQILGSEHFSRVVQPWSCTAAPVHDPATGALLGAIDLTGGTEVASSQTLALVRATAFAVENHLALLRATGVYAEPAARKPHLVVLGGDRPRWVTTDGYGHLQATHLTGRHADILVLLSRHPEGLSADHLAVLLDDKDLDVVTVRAEMSRLRKVIGAENLGSRPYRLLAAITSDIGEVFEALDAGDVESALTRYAGPLLTQSVSPAIARLRTQLSATLRDAVLAEGAHGRADLLRRWLELPEGRDDRDGWKALRDSAGLTAAARARARGHLAGLDFELG, from the coding sequence ATGGCGGACACAAAGGAACGCCAGGTGGCAGCTTCAGGTATCTCAGCCGGACGGGGATCGTCCCGTCCGTCGTCGTCGACGCTGGAATCGGTGCACGAACGGTTCGTGGCCGGCGAAGTGGACGCCACCTACCTGAATTCGTCGCTGCGCCCGGTCGTTGCGCAGAGCTGGCAGCGCAGCCTGGCAGGTGGTGTGAATCCCGATCTGGCCGCCGCGCGGGCCGCCGACGCGGTGAGCGCCATCGAGCGGTTGCGCGAGACGCACCCGCTGGCGCCTGCGCTGCCGGTGATCCGGCGCCTGCTCGTCGACGACGCCGTCGACTCAGGGGTCGTCGTCGCCGTCAGCGCCGCCGACGGAACGCTGCTGTGGGTCGAAGGTGATCCGAAGGCACGTCGCAAAGCCGAGGCGATGAACTTCGTGCCCGGCGCCGACTGGAGTGAGCGAGGCGCCGGCACCAACGCGCCGGGAACCTCACTGGCGCTGGACCGCGAGGTGCAGATCCTCGGCTCCGAACACTTCTCCCGGGTGGTGCAGCCCTGGAGCTGCACCGCGGCCCCGGTGCACGACCCGGCCACGGGCGCCCTGCTCGGCGCCATCGATCTCACCGGCGGCACCGAGGTGGCGTCGTCGCAGACCCTGGCCCTGGTCCGCGCCACCGCCTTCGCGGTCGAGAACCACCTCGCGCTGCTGCGGGCCACCGGTGTGTACGCCGAGCCTGCCGCCCGCAAACCGCATCTGGTCGTGCTCGGCGGCGACCGGCCGCGCTGGGTGACGACCGACGGCTACGGCCATCTGCAGGCCACCCATCTGACCGGCAGGCACGCCGACATCCTGGTGCTGCTCAGCCGGCACCCCGAGGGCCTCTCGGCTGACCACCTGGCCGTGTTGCTCGACGACAAAGACCTCGACGTGGTCACCGTGCGCGCCGAGATGTCGCGGCTGCGCAAGGTGATCGGCGCCGAGAACCTCGGTTCGAGGCCGTACCGGCTCCTTGCCGCGATCACCAGCGACATCGGCGAGGTCTTCGAGGCGCTCGACGCCGGTGACGTGGAATCCGCGTTGACCCGCTACGCCGGACCCCTGTTGACGCAGTCGGTGTCACCCGCCATCGCGCGACTGCGCACCCAGCTGTCGGCCACGTTGCGCGACGCCGTGCTCGCCGAAGGAGCGCACGGTCGCGCGGATCTGCTGCGCCGCTGGCTTGAGTTGCCCGAGGGGCGCGACGACCGCGACGGGTGGAAAGCGTTGCGCGACAGCGCCGGTCTGACCGCGGCCGCCAGGGCCCGGGCGCGCGGCCACCTGGCCGGCCTGGACTTCGAACTCGGCTGA